In Periplaneta americana isolate PAMFEO1 chromosome 4, P.americana_PAMFEO1_priV1, whole genome shotgun sequence, one DNA window encodes the following:
- the LOC138697582 gene encoding mesotocin-neurophysin MT-like translates to MYPETRNSAAVVLVVVIGICSACLITNCPKGGKRSGGHIEGTHSIRQCARCGPAKLGHCYGPAICCGPQIGCLIATPDTARCLSEAASPVPCIAPTGAQCGEGKSAGRCTANGVCCTHESCYIDIKCRLTNEAEELTDKNTEETNPLYNLYNAIRNSYQQDSPRFELAPPENIQE, encoded by the exons ATGTATCCAGAAACACGGAATTCTGCAGCAGTTGTACTAGTAGTCGTCATTGGCATCTGTTCGGCATGTCTCATAACCAACTGTCCTAAGGGAGGGAAGAGATCAGGAGGACATATTGAAGGCACACATTCCATTAGACAG TGTGCCCGTTGTGGACCTGCAAAATTGGGCCATTGTTATGGTCCTGCCATTTGCTGTGGACCACAAATTGGCTGTCTTATTGCAACACCTGACACAGCCCGATGTTTGAGTGAAGCTGCTTCTCCAGTTCCATGTATTGCGCCTACAGGAGCTCAGTGCGGAGAAGGAAAGTCAGCTGGCAGGTGCACTGCTAATGGAGTCTGTTGCACTCATG AATCTTGCTACATTGACATAAAATGCCGTCTAACCAACGAAGCAGAAGAACTAACAGACAAGAACACTGAAGAGACAAATCCTCTATATAACCTATACAATGCTATCAGAAATTCTTATCAGCAAGACAGCCCACGCTTTGAACTAGCACCTCCTGAGAACATACAAGAATAA